TGCGCACAGTTGGCAAATGGTTGCTCAAGGAAAGGCTTCTATAGCACATAAAGGAATGATTAGAGCATCTGAGATAATGTTTAAAACTGGAGTTGAGTTGCTAAGTAATCCCAATTTAATCATAAAAGCAAAAGAAGAACTTGAAACCAAATTGGCAGGTGAAACATATACTTGTCCAATACCTAATTCTGTAGATCCAAATATTTAATTAATAATTTATATGTAGATGCTACATTCAGGTGATACATTTCTATGCAAATAGCTTTGTGTCTCAAATTAGAAGGTGTATTGAAAGGTCTGTACCAGCAATCATTGCATTGCTGGTACAGATGGTATATCCAATCCTGTTGCTAATCGATATAAAAGTTCTTCTGGATTTTTAATATTATTTTGCTTAGTATACTTTTCATATGAAATACTGCTAACCTCTTTACTACAAAACCAGGTCTTTACCCTCAATGATTCCCTTGATCTTATATTTCTAATAACCCTTTCCAAGAGAACTCAAAGGGTAAATTTCTTTTGATTCGTACCCTAAAGTGCTAGTGTTTACTGCTTTTAATTCATAGCTTGCATCTTGAATGAACTATAAAAACTCGTCAAAGGTTTTCAGCGTTTGGCAAGCACATTATCTATGTTTGTCTTTAATTATGTCAAGGCACGTCTTCTTGAAATAGAATGGTAATTACTTTATGCTTCGTTGTGTTACAATTAAAGCAAAAACAAGAAGAGGGATTATGATGCCAATAAAAAAATATGATAAACCAAATAAAACAATTCAGTGCATTAGACTCCTAAAGATACTTAAGTCAAAGAAATACGTTAAAAAAGCAGAGATAGCATACCTCTTAGGAGAGGAAACTACAAGAAATATCAACAACTATAAAAATACATTGTATGATGCAGGTTATCCGATTTGCTATAAGCCAGGAAAAAATGGTGGTTATACTTTAGAATTTGATGCAATGCTGCCAAGTATGAAAATGAATGCCTTCCAGTTAAAATCACTAAGCGTGGCATATGAATACTTATTAAAGGAGAGTAATGTGCCAAATAAAAACACATTGCTAGAATACCTTGGTAATGCATTTTTAGAGAATGAGAAGACATACAGTAATGATGAACTAGCTCTTTATGGTCATTTTCCATTGAGTATGCCTCCAGAGCAGATTGAAAAAAGGTACTACATAATCCAGACAGCAATAGATTCCAAAAAAAAGGTAAGAATATTATATAAGGGTTACAAACAGGACAATTATAAAGTCATTCATCCATATAAGCTGTTCAAGTATTCAAATTGGCTTGTTTTTGCATGTGATGAAAGTGTTTCAAGTAAGAAGTATTCAAGATTTAATAAGTTTAAACTGCATAGAATGAAAGAAATTGAGTTGTTATATGATGAGTATACTAAAGATACTAACTATAATGAAGATGATTACTTCGACAATCAAGGAACGAAAGAAGACTCTACTCATGTAAAACTTAAGATTTATGGGCGTATGGGACGAATGCTGGATGAAAAGATATATGGACAGAATCAGGTTGTTACGTGTCTTAATTCCAAACAGCACATTTACTTATTTGAAGCAGACATGCGTAACTCATTAGTAATAAGAAAATTCATCCTTTCTTTTGGTTCACGATGTGAAGTCATTGAACCAGCAGACATTAGATATGAAATAGTTACTGAAGCAAAAAGAACACTACGTTATTATGAAAAATCCGAAAAAAAAGATAAATATTATTTTACAGAACAATCTTTATGTAACAAAGAGGGATATGATGTTGTTACAAATGATGAAGAGAGGGCAGATAAAATGATTATCAAAGGAAAATATAGTGAAGCTATTGTTTATACAGACGTAATTGAAGAAGGCGCAATGAATCAAATAAAAGATATTTGTGACATTGAAGCATTCGCTAATTCTAAGATTAGAGTTATGCCAGATGTTCATCAGGGAAAAGGTTGTGTTATAGGATTCACAGCAAATTTGGGAGAGAAAGTAATACCGAATATTGTAGGAGTGGATATCGGATGTGGAATGTTAACTGTGAAACTGGGGAAAATCGATATTGATCTTGAAAAACTTGATGACTATATCAATAAAAATATTCCAAATGGCAAGTCAATTAATCAGCACAAACAGGTTGATTTCATGCCAGTATTAGAAGACTTAAAGCTACTCAAAGATACACGGCAAGATTTAAAGAGGTGGAATAGAGCAATAGGCTCTCTCGGTGGAGGGAATCACTTCATTGAAGTAAATATCGATGAGGATGATAACAAGTATCTTGTTATTCACTCTGGTTCAAGAAATCTGGGACACGTCGTTGCAACTCATTATCAGAACCAAGCTATAGAGTATCACTCGGGATATGATAATGAGTATCTTAAAAGTAGACAGGAATTGATTGATACATATAAACGAGATGGTAGAAGAAAAGAAATCCAGAATGCAATTGTTGATTTAAAAGTGAAATTCTATAAAGATAAGAAGCTTCCAGATGTGATGTGTTATTTGGAAGGAGACAAGAGAGAAGAATACCTACACGATATGTCAATTTGCCAGCGTTTTGCGGAGCTTAATAGAGAGGTAATTGCGAAACGGATTTTGAATTATATGTTTGGTCACGATGCTTTTCAAAGATTCCAAACAACTCATAACTACATTGATTTTGAAGACAACATCGTTAGGAAAGGTGCCATAAAAGCAGCAATAAACACTGAAGTTTTGATACCTATAAATATGCGTGATGGATCTATTCTTGCGGTAGGTAAAGGGAATGACGAATGGAACTGCTCTGCTCCGCATGGCGCCGGAAGGTTAATGTCGAGAACGAAGGCGTTTGAGTCAATCGAGTTCAAAGATTTTAAAGAAGAAATGAAAGGTATTTACTCAACTTCTGTTACACCAAAAACTATAGATGAAGCTCCTATGGCGTACAAATCAATAGAAGATATTATAGATAATATTGAAGATTCAGTAGAAATTAAGGCGATACTCAAGCCAATTTATAACTTCAAGTCGCAAAATTAGTTAATTAAAGACGCTAACAGCAATAAATACACCTTTTAAGTGAATAAATGCGTCTTGTTAAATGGTGAGGTAATGTATCTTGCTAAAGATATATACACATTCAAATGGTAGTGAGTACATTAATCAGTATCATGTACTTTGGTGGTTCGATTCCACCACCTCACCATATTTTGGATAGTGTAGCTCAAATGGTAGAGCGCTACATAAAAAAGATGTCTTGTAAAAGACGTTAACAGCAATCAACCTTTAGACGTAGATGTTGCAAGTTCGATTCTTGCCACTATCCACCTATTTATATGAGAGGAATAGATATGAAATTTCTTAATGTCTTAAAAGACAAACTAAACAAAACAAGTACTTTTAACGGTGCTAAGGCGTTGAAATCGACCAATTCTGGTCTTGTTGATTTATTTGGAAGTATTGGTTCGTTGAGAAATAGAAATGAAGTTGATATTGAAAATCTGTTTTCTAAAGCATTTTCAGAGGATAGTTTATTGGCAATGAAGATACTATTCTACGCAAGAGACATTAGAGGTGGATTAGGTGAACGAAGGGTATCAAGAATTCTTTACAAGCATTTGGGTAAGGTATATCCCGATATACTAAAGCAGAACTTAGGACTAATTAGCCACTATGGCCGATGGGATGATCTAAATGTTTTATTAGATACTAAACTACGTTCATATGTTATTGAAATCATAAATATACAACTAGCAGTTGATTTACAATCAGATGTACCATCATTACTTGCAAAATGGCTTCCTAGCATAAATACATCTTCTAACACAACTAAAAATTATGCAAAGATAATTATGGAAGGTCTTAATTGGAATGCAAAAAAATATAGACAAACACTATCGGCTTTAAGAAAGAAAATTGATGTTTTAGAAGTGAAAATGTCAGCAGGTATGTGGACAGAAATTGATTATAGAAAAGTACCTTCAAATGCTATGAACCTTTATAGTAAAGCATTCATTAATAATGATGAAGAACGCTTTAAAAGTTATATTGAAGCTGTAAAAAGTGGCGACGAAAAGATTAATTCCTCTGTATTATATCCATATAACATAACAGAAAAAATTCTATATGGTAAGACGGATATTAATATTAATGTATTAGAGCAACAATGGAATAGCATGCCTGATTTTGTTTTAGGCAATACCAATAATGTTATGGTGATGGCGGATGTTTCAGGCTCTATGTTTGGTCGTCCTATGGCTACATCAATTGGACTTGCATTGTATTTTGCTCAAAGATCAAAAGGAGCGTTTGCTGGACATTTCATGACTTTTAGTGAATCACCATCTATTATTCAAATTACTGGAGATACTTTATATGAGCAGGTTAGAATGGTATTGAGCAGTAATTGGGGGGTAAATACTGATTTTGAAAAAGCTCTTAGGATTATTCTTGATACAGCTGTTAGAAATAATCTTGAACAAGCAGAATTACCAAAAACTCTGATTGTTGTAACTGATATGCAGTTTGATCGAAGTATTCAAAACACTAATAAAGACTGGACATTCTATAAGAAGATGAAGAGAATGTATAGCAGAGCTGGTTTCACAATTCCAGAGATAGTGTTCTGGAATGTAAACAGTATGAGTAATGTTTTTCAAGTCTTAAATAGCTGTGAAGGCGTTAAATTAGCAAGTGGTCAATCTGCATCAGTATTTAAATCAATTCTTAACTCTCGAGCTATGACTCCTTATGATTTTATGTTGGAAGTTTTAAACGATGAAAGATATAAGCAAGTTGTTGCCTAGGAGTAGTAAAAAATGAGTAGTCAAACTTAAACTAAAGCTTGAAGGTGGGCCAGATTTTAAGAGTAAAGTGCCTGTCATTGTGAGAAAGATCAAAAGAGATAGGATTTAATTATAAAATTAGATACCTATCTTTTTTATCTTTAATAAAAGCATGGCAATGGTACTTGTATACTAAATAAGCTACTTTTTACTATCACTTACTAAACTTATTTTTTATATGTAAACATGACAGCTCCTTATCAAGCCATACTTCAATATCATGGCTTATATCAAGTATTGAATCATCTAAAGAAAAGCTAAATCCATGACAACCTTTTTGGCAAGGTTCTCCGAATAATTTTTTGTTGCAACCATAACCTCGGGAGATTTTCTGCTGTAAAAATAATGGAAACGTATCAATAACATCAGAGTACAAGTGAGTTTTTTGTGCCTTAATGAGGATTCGGTAACCAGAGTCATGCGCAGCTGAAAACGTCCATATTTCTTTATTCTTATGTGAGTAAATAAACCGAACACCAAGATAAAATACATCCACTCTGCATGTTAATCCTGCGTTTAAATAACGCTGATGTAGCTTCAATGCAAAATCCTGTACAGCTTTAGGCAATGGGGTAACAAAATCTTTCAAGATAGAAATGGTTTCTGTTTCTTCATCTTTTAAAACTCTATAATCACAGCGTAAGAATATATCATGATTACCCTTAGAATATAAATCTTTTTGGGCAATTGCCATGGTCTTTAAACCAATAAACATAACAGGATTATCTGGATATGAAATCTTAAGTGACGTGGTTTTTGATATATCTAACCTTCGTGCATCTAAGTCAATACCATCAAAATAAATACCGCAACAATTTAAAAATTTTAAGGCTTTAAGTAGTTTCGGACCAGAAATTTTGGCTTTCAGCTGCCTGCCTTCAGCACCTATGACAGAAGTAAGGGTTTTTATGTCATTAATTAATATTGACTCACCGTTCTCAATGAGTTCTCCATGATAACCTATATTGAACAATATGCTTTTAACGTTGTTCAGGAATGGATAACTCACAGGTAAACTTTGATGAGAAACATTACTCTGTGTGTTTGCTTTGTCATATAAGCTACCGTCATCAATTAAAGAATCGCAGATTAAATAGAGAAGATCTCTGAAAGCAAGAACTCCGTTTCGTATATTTTCTTCTCCTGAAACAGATCGAAACATAGCTTTAAGAGAATATGTTTTTGGTATGGTTGGTGGAATAATATTTTTTATATATTTAGCCATATCACTAATAGTATATTGCATTAAATCACTCCTCAATCTTACTTATTTTTAGCTTCCTGAAATATTGGGTTTGGATTAAAAAGCAATAAGTTATTGATCTTGTTTTTCTCTTTAATAGGAAAT
This Clostridium sp. 'deep sea' DNA region includes the following protein-coding sequences:
- a CDS encoding RtcB family protein — its product is MMPIKKYDKPNKTIQCIRLLKILKSKKYVKKAEIAYLLGEETTRNINNYKNTLYDAGYPICYKPGKNGGYTLEFDAMLPSMKMNAFQLKSLSVAYEYLLKESNVPNKNTLLEYLGNAFLENEKTYSNDELALYGHFPLSMPPEQIEKRYYIIQTAIDSKKKVRILYKGYKQDNYKVIHPYKLFKYSNWLVFACDESVSSKKYSRFNKFKLHRMKEIELLYDEYTKDTNYNEDDYFDNQGTKEDSTHVKLKIYGRMGRMLDEKIYGQNQVVTCLNSKQHIYLFEADMRNSLVIRKFILSFGSRCEVIEPADIRYEIVTEAKRTLRYYEKSEKKDKYYFTEQSLCNKEGYDVVTNDEERADKMIIKGKYSEAIVYTDVIEEGAMNQIKDICDIEAFANSKIRVMPDVHQGKGCVIGFTANLGEKVIPNIVGVDIGCGMLTVKLGKIDIDLEKLDDYINKNIPNGKSINQHKQVDFMPVLEDLKLLKDTRQDLKRWNRAIGSLGGGNHFIEVNIDEDDNKYLVIHSGSRNLGHVVATHYQNQAIEYHSGYDNEYLKSRQELIDTYKRDGRRKEIQNAIVDLKVKFYKDKKLPDVMCYLEGDKREEYLHDMSICQRFAELNREVIAKRILNYMFGHDAFQRFQTTHNYIDFEDNIVRKGAIKAAINTEVLIPINMRDGSILAVGKGNDEWNCSAPHGAGRLMSRTKAFESIEFKDFKEEMKGIYSTSVTPKTIDEAPMAYKSIEDIIDNIEDSVEIKAILKPIYNFKSQN
- a CDS encoding DUF2828 family protein, yielding MKFLNVLKDKLNKTSTFNGAKALKSTNSGLVDLFGSIGSLRNRNEVDIENLFSKAFSEDSLLAMKILFYARDIRGGLGERRVSRILYKHLGKVYPDILKQNLGLISHYGRWDDLNVLLDTKLRSYVIEIINIQLAVDLQSDVPSLLAKWLPSINTSSNTTKNYAKIIMEGLNWNAKKYRQTLSALRKKIDVLEVKMSAGMWTEIDYRKVPSNAMNLYSKAFINNDEERFKSYIEAVKSGDEKINSSVLYPYNITEKILYGKTDININVLEQQWNSMPDFVLGNTNNVMVMADVSGSMFGRPMATSIGLALYFAQRSKGAFAGHFMTFSESPSIIQITGDTLYEQVRMVLSSNWGVNTDFEKALRIILDTAVRNNLEQAELPKTLIVVTDMQFDRSIQNTNKDWTFYKKMKRMYSRAGFTIPEIVFWNVNSMSNVFQVLNSCEGVKLASGQSASVFKSILNSRAMTPYDFMLEVLNDERYKQVVA